The following are encoded together in the Fusarium keratoplasticum isolate Fu6.1 chromosome 1, whole genome shotgun sequence genome:
- a CDS encoding NACHT domain-containing protein, translating into MSLKAPSAAQSAGRETIKKAFKDLERAICPVDSRDFASTTIGDVRRAAIEIERQLAARQSLRNMRRLEPLFLGLEHYSKVIEVLCNGTEYLAWIWAPIKLILKISSDYVHAFERLIKAYSQVADSLRRFQLLEQSFKDKPQLYPTFAIFYADILQFHKAAYKFVTRRCWKTLFATSWGRFERKFDNILDDLKRHAALIDKEVNAHNILEAREMRKELESWKAESLERLAREEREQTARQVQGLITWLRLDDSDQIILQDSLASVSVNSPGTVDWVLKKSEVAAWLRPTPDTPFLWLQGGPGTGKSVIADGLLRFLDSQNNPLVIRHFCSYSQSSSTLYDQIIKALLLQSVRGDGDLVAHIYEEYVGSKQATLPLLEKLLETSVEVLSGGNKNQSPVYIVLDGLDECPPDKQRRLVRMMDRLVANGDPCKVLISMAITKFADMRLQVMRNKLMELGISEEGLRGIATQIGVKSDGMFLWACLVLNYLAANFFYNEDEFKNAVDSLPRELSEFYLQSETCKRSVRISEQTILWENGLASLRCLRTAFNVFNRHFSQSTRDMQLLRGVWGFIPYASRFWCVGLQEMVSLPIKDWDPRFEEIAAQLSDALATSRPGHDDFASGPTVEELDKIRRLPSLWYDATIGLRAHTERRLLPGDSELGGVLKNPTHIHNISENYEITIQQLMSIREHSDLTRSELEQFRGNFSGHAYPCRFPSCTYATKGFEDNDQRVAHEIEHTPRFPCVEPGCQYPPFGSSRALKRHQSDCHGKRKRKLRVKAALPNMGERREMNPIQAQIQHNARVIYHQLLQQAILKHGSQDRIPAEINEKLKQTSISRAQKLFQQGMIQRRNQQQLMMQQQQQ; encoded by the exons ATGTCGCTGAAGGCCCCATCAGCTGCCCAATCAGCGGGCAGGGAGACGATCAAGAAAGCCTTCAAAGACTTGGAACGCGCAATTTGTCCAGTCGACTCTCGCGACTtcgcatcaacaacaatcGGAGATGTCAGGAGGGCCGCCATCGAGATTGAGAGGCAGCTGGCAGCACGACAGTCCCTGCGTAATATGCGGAGGCTGGAGCCGCTTTTCCTAGGTTTGGAGCACTACTCCAAGGTCATTGAAGTATTGTGTAATGGGACCGAGTATCTGGCGTGGATATGGGCCCCTATAAAACTTATTCTCAAA ATCTCGAGTGATTACGTCCACGCTTTTGAGCGGCTCATCAAAGCGTACTCCCAGGTTGCCGACTCGCTTCGGAGATTTCAACTCTTGGAGCAATCATTCAAGGATAAACCCCAGCTCTATCCTACCTTTGCCATCTTTTACGCCGACATTCTGCAATTTCATAAAGCAGCCTACAAATTTGTCACCCGTCGTT GCTGGAAAACTCTCTTCGCGACGTCATGGGGCCGATTTGAACGCAAGTTTGATAACattctcgacgacctcaaGAGGCACGCAGCGCTCATCGACAAAGAGGTCAACGCCCACAAcatcctcgaggctcggGAAATGAGAAAGGAACTGGAGTCCTGGAAAGCTGAAAGCTTAGAAAGGCTCGCCCGGGAAGAGCGAGAACAAACAGCGCGGCAGGTTCAAGGCTTAATCACCTGGCTTAGGCTGGACGACTCAGACCAGATCATTCTTCAGGATTCGCTCGCAAGTGTTAGCGTCAACTCTCCAGGGACCGTCGACtgggtgttgaagaaatCAGAAGTGGCTGCATGGCTCCGACCAACGCCCGACACTCCTTTCCTATGGCTCCAGGGAGGCCCCGGGACTGGAAAGAGCGTTATCGCTGATGGACTACTGAGGTTCCTCGACAGCCAGAACAACCCACTGGTGATCCGACACTTCTGCTCATATTCCCAGAGTTCCTCGACACTCTACGACCAAATCATAAAGGCTTTGCTTCTTCAGTCCGTTCGAGGCGATGGCGACCTTGTGGCCCATATCTATGAAGAGTATGTCGGGAGCAAACAGGCtaccctccctctccttgaGAAACTTCTCGAGACTTCGGTTGAAGTGCTTTCCGGGGGCAACAAGAATCAGAGTCCTGTATATATTGTGTTGGACGGATTGGACGAATGCCCCCCTGATAAGCAGCGTCGCCTCGTTCGAATGATGGATCGCCTGGTGGCCAACGGGGACCCCTGCAAGGTCCTAATATCCA TGGCTATTACGAAATTTGCTGACATGAGACTTCAGGTCATGCGCAACAAGTTGATGGAGCTTGGGATCTCAGAAGAAGGCCTTCGAGGTATAGCAACCCAGATCGGGGTCAAGTCTGATG GAATGTTTCTATGGGCATGCTTGGTCTTGAATTACCTTGCTGCGAACTTCTTTTACAACGAGGACGAGTTCAAGAACGCGGTCGACAGCCTTCCACGGGAACTCTCAGAATT TTATCTTCAAAGCGAGACCTGCAAAAGATCCGTTAGAATTTCGGAACAAACGATTCTCTGGGAAAACGGTCTTGCCTCGTTAAGATGTCTCCGCACCGCATTCAACGTTTTTAACAGGCATTTCTCTCAGAGCACTCGGGATATGCAACTTCTTCGAGGGGTATGGGGTTTTATTCCTTATGCTAGTAGATTCTGGTGCGTTGGATTGCAAGAGATGGTCTCGCTCCCAATAAAAGATTGGGATCCTCGATTTGAGGAGATAGCTGCACAGTTATCGGATGCATTGGCAACATCACGACCAGGTCATGACGACTTCGCTTCGGGACCGACagtcgaggaactcgacaagatTAGACGTCTTCCGAGTCTATGGTATGATGCTACTATTGGCCTGAGAGCTCACACCGAGCGACGGCTGTTGCCTGGCGACTCAGAACTGGGAG GCGTGCTGAAGAATCCTACCCATATTCACAACATTTCCGAAAACTATGAGATAACCATCCAACAGCTGATGAGCATCCGGGAGCACTCAGACTTGACACGATCGGAACTTGAACAATTCCGTGGCAATTTCAGCGGTCACGCCTATCCATGCCGCTTCCCTTCGTGTACCTACGCCACAAAAGGCTTTGAAGATAATGACCAACGCGTCGCTCACGAAATCGAACACACGCCGAGATTCCCCTGTGTCGAGCCAGGTTGTCAATACCCACCATTCGGTTCTAGCAGGGCCCTAAAAAGGCACCAGTCAGACTGCCACGGCAAACGCAAGAGGAAACTGAGGGTCAAAGCCGCCCTGCCTAACATGGGAGAACGGCGTGAAATGAACCCCATCCAGGCTCAGATCCAGCATAATGCGCGGGT
- a CDS encoding HET domain-containing protein, with the protein MAMQSIDLDLYQIAVILPLKRDYETAARCLDQVFLRSSLQSTGAEYTLGRVGLHHVVLVTGLDNTSAADSVAVVYPDLLEAFSSIRVGFLVGVDAIAPYDGCAKAGDVVVGLPQSHESGIAHCDLGKSRDQKRLCITGNWGKPPGFVQSAVDHTLSYRCLPTCIFEAYLDQPDTLIDYEAFSYAWGNNEKSEAVIVDKRVLPVTENLHMALQHLRQEDIDRILWVDAVCIDQSNVAERGHQVTYMGSIYERANNVIVWLGSASEDAGLLISALNMLQHQTSSQAFRTAKRTDADWRYVWDKLQEKPSPSQRVRHLNSGLQELTGKSWFTRVWILQEVAKARRAQIHCTAGIVDTKLFALAPWLLRTHVPPQSQAILDIMPGPSRQSSWWSKERPLQELLWKFRECEATDPRDRVYALLGISSIADESIKPDYSKSERQVLRDVCDHLFGGLEAPVDLSLIYSIAQLQTELGILSVAVLEPRTARWISPGKLRRSLNGRGHVRWAEGIRKLAREGLGRSSLAFLLTRLDDSPNVAPRLLHEGVPLRKDTLATLLDPKLETDWGGMARTSLIAIRVGKDTLHLLFEHHGPGSSICRSILNEAILAGEETFSFSISSFNPAPERLKKFLYSSIPDTETLEELPISNVETLPEKLLASCF; encoded by the exons atggccatgcaGTCAatcgaccttgacctctATCAAATCGCCGTGATCTTGCCCCTCAAAAGGGACTATGAGACAGCTGCCAGATGCCTCGACCAAGTCTTCCTCCGATCCTCTCTTCAGTCCACCGGTGCAGAGTATACCCTCGGTAGAGTAGGGCTTCACCATGTCGTCCTAGTCACCGGGCTCGACAACACCAGTGCCGCAGATTCTGTGGCAGTCGTGTATCCCGATTTGCTTGAAGCATTTTCGTCCATCCGGGTCGGCTTCTTGGTTGgagttgatgccatcgcGCCGTATGATGGATGCGCAAAGGCTGGTGATGTTGTGGTCGGATTACCTCAGAGTCATGAATCTGGAATCGCGCACTGCGACCTTGGCAAGTCTCGGGATCAAAAGCGCCTCTGCATCACTGGCAATTGGGGCAAGCCCCCCGGCTTCGTTCAATCAGCCGTCGACCACACACTGTCATACCGATGCCTTCCTACATG CATCTTCGAGGCGTATTTGGATCAACCCGATACTCTCATTGACTACGAGGCCTTTTCTTATGCTTGGGGGAACAACGAGAAATCTGAAGCCGTCATTGTTGATAAACGAGTCCTGCCTGTCACCGAGAACCTGCATATGGCGCTTCAGCATCTACGGCAAGAGGACATAGACAGAATACTCTGGGTGGATGCCGTATGCATTGACCAAAGCAACGTCGCAGAGCGCGGTCACCAAGTCACATACATGGGTAGTATCTATGAGAGGGCAAACAATGTCATCGTCTGGCTAGGCTCAGCCAGTGAGGATGCTGGCTTGCTGATATCAGCTCTCAACATGCTCCAGCACCAAACCTCCTCGCAAGCTTTCCGGACAGCAAAACGCACAGATGCTGACTGGAGGTATGTATGGGACAAGCTTCAGGAGAAGCCCTCTCCTAGTCAAAGGGTTCGTCACCTCAACTCTGGACTTCAAGAGTTGACTGGAAAGTCTTGGTTCACCAGGGTGTGGATTTTGCAAGAAGTGGCGAAAGCGAGACGGGCACAAATCCATTGCACCGCAGGAATCGTCGACACAAAACTCTTCGCCCTTGCACCATGGCTTCTAAGAACCCACGTCCCGCCACAGTCTCAAgccatcctcgacatcatGCCTGGCCCATCGAGGCAATCATCGTGGTGGAGTAAGGAACGACCACTCCAGGAATTGTTATGGAAATTCCGGGAATGTGAGGCTACTGACCCCAGGGATCGAGTCTATGCTCTACTGGGGATTTCTTCCATTGCGGATGAATCGATCAAGCCTGACTACAGCAAAAGCGAGCGTCAAGTCTTACGGGACGTGTGTGATCACCTCTTCGGCGGCTTGGAAGCGCCCGTCGATCTATCCCTCATCTACAGCATTGCGCAGTTACAGACAGAGCTTGGCATCTTGTCAGTAGCAGTCCTAGAACCAAGGACAGCGAGGTGGATATCGCCTGGTAAGCTTAGACGCTCCTTGAATGGCCGAGGGCATGTCAGATGGGCCGAAGGGATTCGAAAACTCGCTCGAGAGGGCCTGGGAAGATCATCTTTGGCTTTTCTCCTTACGAGGTTGGATGATTCGCCTAATGTTGCTCCCAGACTTCTCCACGAAGGTGTCCCTCTAAGAAAGGATACCTTGGCTACTCTGTTGGATCCTAAACTTGAAACGGACTGGGGGGGCATGGCGAGGACAAGCCTGATTGCAATCCGAGTTGGAAAAGACACTCTGCATCTCCTATTTGAACATCACGGCCCTGGATCTTCAATTTGTCGCTCTATCCTCAATGAGGCAATTCTCGCCGGAGAAGAGACCTTCTCCTTCAGCATCAGCAGTTTCAACCCTGCACCCGAGCGATTGAAAAAGTTCCTCTACAGCTCAATCCCGGATACTGAAACCCTGGAAGAGCTTCCCATCTCAAATGTTGAAACCCTGCCTGAGAAGCTTCTGGCGTCATGTTTTTGA
- a CDS encoding Delta 8-(E)-sphingolipid desaturase, whose translation MGRDQILTARKVEGMIADGHTIVIYEDMVLKLDGWMDKHPGGRLAILHMVGRDATDEIKAYHSEATLRSMRPYRIGRKQGSWVNRTPPIRGGIFRREADQLLSDSSVASCSGASDTDESVDDSVSSASSICSCGDDAVHKDCGLHHRMARKPSAKAIKHSATLRVANAAISREIERDSATYPSVNPEVQRDIARKYQRLHQRIHDEGLYNCPYIEYGKEMCRYTTLFALFAVTFYHQWYITSAVFLGLFWHQIMFTAHDAGHLAITSNFVTDTLIGMFIADFCCGLSIGWWKSSHNVHHLVTNQPEHDPDIQNVPLFATCPSFFKSLRSTYYNFTFVWDAAADFLVPYQRFTYYPIMGIARFNLYLLSWLHVLSEKSSSLGKSRAWWIRPTEITFMACYWFLFGYCLLWRALPDWTTRVIFVLVSHIVTMPLHVQITLSHWGMSTIDLGESESFAQRQLRTTMDVDCPAWLDFIHGGLQFQAVHHLFPRVPRHNLRKVQFMIREFCDDTGVPYSILSFTDGNQKVLGRLQDVSDQLNIMLKCQKHMAETGESGLH comes from the exons ATGGGTCGCGACCAGATCTTGACCGCCCGGAAGGTCGAGGGCATGATCGCCGACGGACACACTATTGTCATATACGAGGATATGGTCTTGAAGCTTGACGGCTGGATGGACAAACACCCCGGAGGAAGACTGGCTATTCTTCACATGGTGGGGAGAGATGCCACGGACGAGATCAAAGC TTATCACTCGGAAGCGACTCTAAGGTCCATGAGGCCCTATCGGATCGGCCGGAAGCAAGGGTCTTGGGTCAACCGCACACCACCAATAAGAGGCGGCATCTTTCGCAGAGAGGCAGACCAGCTGCTGTCAGACTCGAGCGTTGCGTCATGCAGCGGTGCTTCGGATACGGACGAGAGTGTGGACGACAGCGTGAGCTCTGCGTCGTCGATTTGCAGCTGTGGTGACGATGCTGTGCACAAGGACTGTGGGCTTCACCACCGGATGGCCCGGAAGCCTTCGGCCAAGGCTATTAAGCACTCTGCTACACTGAGGGTGGCCAATGCTGCTATTTCCCGCGAGATTGAGCGGGATTCTGCTACGTATCCTTCTGTTAACCCTGAGGTTCAGAGGGATATCGCTCGCAAGTATCAGCGCCTTCACCAGAGGATCCACGATGAGGGGCTCTACAACTGCCCGTACATTGAGTACGGCAAGGAGATGTGTCGGTACACGACCTTGTTCGCACTGTTTGCCGTGACGTTTTATCACCAATGGTACATCACGTCGGCCGTGTTTCTTGGCTTGTTCTGG CACCAAATCATGTTTACTGCCCACGACGCTGGCCATCTGGCTATTACTTCCAACTTTGTGACGGACACTCTTATTGGCATGTTTATTGCCGATTTCTGCTGTGGTCTTTCTATCGGATGGTGGAAGAGCAGTCACAATGTTCACCACCTTGTCACCAACCAGCCT GAACACGATCCCGATATCCAAAACGTCCCTCTTTTTGCTACTTGCCCATCTTTCTTCAAGTCTCTTCGCTCGACTTACTACAACTTTACCTTTGTCTGGGATGCCGCTGCCGACTTTCTCGTTCCCTACCAACGTTTCACTTATTATCCCATCATGGGCATCGCCCGCTTCAACCTGTACCTCCTCTCGTGGCTGCACGTCCTGTCGGAAAAGTCATCTTCCCTCGGCAAGAGCAGGGCCTGGTGGATTCGACCTACCGAGATCACTTTCATGGCGTGCTACTGGTTCTTGTTCGGATACTGTCTCCTCTGGCGTGCACTTCCTGACTGGACTACCCGCGTCATCTTTGTTCTCGTCTCGCACATCGTTACCATGCCTCTGCATGTGCAAATCACCCTATCTCACTGGGGAATGTCGACAATCGACCTTGGCGAGAGTGAATCATTCGCCCAGCGCCAACTCCGAACAACCATGGACGTCGATTGCCCAGCCTGGCTCGACTTCATCCACGGCGGTCTCCAATTCCAAGCCGTCCACCATCTTTTCCCCCGCGTGCCTCGACACAACCTCCGCAAGGTGCAGTTCATGATCCGCGAGTTCTGCGACGACACGGGTGTTCCGTACTCGATCCTCAGTTTTACGGATGGCAACCAAAAGGTCCTGGGCCGGCTCCAGGATGTGAGCGATCAGCTCAACATTATGCTCAAGTGTCAGAAGCACATGGCTGAGACTGGGGAGAGCGGGTTGCATTGA
- a CDS encoding Fe2OG dioxygenase domain-containing protein has product MPHRDFTSLPILDLSLSENALLTSLRVALTDVGFLYVSNHGVPQSVIDNLVHVLPKLFALPEHAKREIALENSPHFLGYSAAGTETTAGRCDQREQVELATELTRAPDGSPLYDGLRGPNQWPSDLPELRPVVERYIEELTKLGERFLRLVAKALDLPDEIFFSYLSDQHRLKLVHYPASNGQNTQGVGPHKDSSGWWTFLLQASPEVKGLQVLNKAGDWIEAPAIPGTFVVNIGQAFEVVTNGVCKATTHRVLSSSSERFSVPFFQGVRRSLTRDEALNSLAEHFSKFGAGDESGEGRSIDAPFVTGKYDTWGETQLRTKIRSHRENGRKFYAEVYDKYVTDS; this is encoded by the exons ATGCCTCATCGCGACTTCACCTCGCTCCCAATCCTCGACCTCTCCCTAAGCGAAAATGCCCTCCTGACAAGCCTCCGCGTCGCCCTGACCGACGTCGGCTTCCTCTACGTGTCCAACCACGGAGTGCCCCAATCCGTCATTGACAATCTCGTACACGTCCTTCCCAAACTGTTTGCCCTCCCGGAGCACGCTAAACGAGAAATCGCACTTGAGAATTCGCCTCATTTCCTCGGTTACAGCGCCGCTGGGACCGAGACGACGGCCGGCAGATGCGATCAGCGGGAGCAGGTTGAGCTGGCTACTGAGCTCACCAGAGCTCCAGATGGTTCGCCTTTGTACGACGGATTGCGTGGTCCGAACCAA TGGCCGTCCGATTTGCCAGAGCTGCGACCAGTGGTAGAGCGCTACATTGAGGAATTGACCAAGCTAGGCGAGAGGTTCTTGCGGCTAGTCGCAAAAGCCCTTGACCTCCCAGATGAGATATTCTTCTCCTATCTCTCAGATCAACATCGCCTCAAACTTGTCCACTATCCAGCCTCCAACGGACAAAACACCCAAGGCGTCGGTCCCCACAAGGACTCATCTGGATGGTGGACATTCCTCCTCCAAGCATCACCAGAAGTCAAAGGCCTGCAAGTCCTCAACAAAGCCGGCGACTGGATCGAAGCGCCCGCAATCCCAGGAACATTCGTAGTAAACATCGGCCAAGCATTTGAAGTCGTAACAAACGGCGTCTGCAAAGCGACAACGCACCGCGTCCTCTCAAGTTCCAGCGAGCGTTTCAGCGTGCCCTTTTTCCAAGGCGTGCGACGCAGTCTCACGAGAGACGAGGCGTTGAACTCGCTGGCGGAGCATTTCTCGAAGTTTGGAGCTGGTGATGAGTCGGGAGAGGGTCGGTCGATTGACGCGCCGTTTGTCACGGGCAAGTATGATACCTGGGGCGAGACGCAGCTGAGGACCAAGATACGAAGCCATCGTGAGAATGGGCGCAAGTTTTATGCCGAGGTTTACGACAAGTATGTTACTGACTCGTAG
- a CDS encoding AB hydrolase-1 domain-containing protein: MALELPRRESFAARSGNSYSYVHIQPKSRDTTLLLLHGFPSTLNDWIHQIRHFSSEGYGILAPDLLGYGSSSKPTDVHQYRLQAMGDELIELLDHLNLQKVVGIGHDFGATLLSRIAAYHPERWTSLVFLAVGPPKLGTPFDVDMINKMTKEFLGFEMLGYIPWIADPTAPATLEKHAEAAMTLIFCRDRQTWDEWFHPLGKMKQFVTEDCRLPVGPWYTKELQKEHLKAFGVEDGYKGASRWYRMWMDNLFAADEKGFEDFQISQPALFVVPQEPEQSMVQQQQMLASWVPNLQTVKLDAGHWIHLERPDETNAAIQQFLEAE, encoded by the coding sequence ATGGCTCTCGAATTACCCCGACGCGAATCATTCGCCGCTCGCAGCGGCAATTCCTACTCTTACGTCCACATCCAGCCGAAATCTCGAGACACCACGCTCCTCTTACTCCATGGCTTCCCATCCACTCTCAATGACTGGATTCATCAGATTCGCCATTTCTCATCAGAAGGATACGGAATCTTGGCTCCCGACTTGCTTGGATACGGCTCCAGCAGCAAGCCCACCGATGTCCATCAATACCGTCTTCAAGCGATGGGAGACGAGCTGATTGAGCTGCTCGACCACCTGAACCTGCAAAAAGTGGTCGGCATCGGCCATGACTTTGGCGCCACGCTCCTATCACGCATAGCAGCATATCATCCAGAACGCTGGACATCTCTCGTCTTTCTCGCCGTTGGACCTCCCAAGCTGGGGACGCCGTTTGACGTCGACATGATCAACAAGATGACCAAGGAATTCCTAGGGTTTGAGATGCTTGGGTATATCCCATGGATAGCCGACCCGACAGCGCCTGCAACCTTGGAAAAGCATGCCGAAGCCGCAATGACCCTCATCTTCTGTCGCGACCGACAGACATGGGACGAGTGGTTCCATCCTCTTGGCAAGATGAAGCAATTCGTCACCGAAGACTGCAGGCTGCCCGTCGGACCATGGTACACCAAGGAGCTCCAAAAAGAGCATCTCAAAGCCTTTGGCGTTGAGGATGGATACAAGGGCGCATCGAGGTGGTATCGCATGTGGATGGACAATCTCTTCGCAGCAGACGAGAAGGGCTTTGAAGACTTCCAAATCTCCCAGCCTGCGCTCTTTGTAGTTCCTCAAGAGCCCGAGCAATCCATGgttcaacagcagcagatgcTCGCATCATGGGTTCCCAATCTTCAGACTGTCAAGTTGGATGCTGGACATTGGATACACCTCGAACGACCAGACGAGACCAACGCAGCCATCCAACAATTCCTGGAGGCAGAATAG